One genomic region from Evansella sp. LMS18 encodes:
- a CDS encoding TIGR04104 family putative zinc finger protein produces the protein MMKLPACWCCQYKFAWKELLFFLGPKKCPVCKEKQFVTAKKRLQAAWSSPVTVILMFIFLHLFSFPTAILLGVFVLIIGITLSPFCYEFTNEQEPLF, from the coding sequence ATGATGAAACTTCCTGCCTGCTGGTGCTGCCAGTACAAATTTGCGTGGAAAGAGCTGTTATTTTTCCTGGGGCCCAAAAAATGCCCGGTCTGTAAAGAAAAACAATTTGTAACTGCAAAGAAAAGGCTCCAGGCAGCATGGTCCAGCCCTGTTACAGTTATTCTCATGTTTATATTCCTGCATCTTTTTTCTTTCCCTACAGCGATTTTGCTTGGAGTATTCGTTCTGATAATAGGCATTACCCTGAGTCCTTTTTGTTATGAATTTACAAATGAGCAGGAGCCATTGTTTTAG
- a CDS encoding nitronate monooxygenase family protein, with translation MNLYTELCKELEIKYPIIQAPMAGGITTPELVAAVSNAGGLGVLAAGYLTPEATRVEIRKIKKLTERPFAVNIFKAELADSDSRTAEVQEKYASVYEALGIRPGIGDFGSADYSKKQFQVLLEEEIPVLSTTFGLLSQEEFTVAKHNKQKVITMVTNVNEAIQAAKAGADIIVAQGSDAGGHRGTFQVSDTDGSLVGTMSLVPQVADAVELPVVAAGGIMDGRGLAASMVLGAAGVQLGTRFLHAAESGTDEAYKQALLEADEDSTTITKSFSGRPARAVKNEFTELHSGQNIKPLKYPGQNNVTGEIRKAAKKQGNKEYLSLWSGQGIRMIKEEQSAKEIINDIMEQAARIIYS, from the coding sequence ATGAATCTTTATACAGAACTTTGCAAGGAACTAGAGATTAAATACCCCATCATTCAGGCTCCCATGGCTGGTGGTATCACAACTCCGGAGCTGGTTGCTGCTGTTTCGAATGCTGGGGGGCTAGGAGTCCTCGCCGCGGGCTATCTGACACCAGAAGCTACGAGAGTGGAGATAAGAAAAATAAAGAAACTGACAGAGAGGCCTTTCGCCGTTAATATTTTCAAAGCGGAGTTAGCGGATTCGGACAGCAGAACAGCGGAAGTCCAGGAAAAATATGCCTCTGTTTACGAAGCTCTTGGAATCCGTCCAGGCATCGGGGATTTTGGGTCTGCTGATTATTCGAAGAAACAATTTCAAGTACTTCTGGAAGAAGAAATACCTGTACTTTCGACGACTTTTGGGCTTCTTTCTCAGGAAGAATTTACTGTTGCCAAACATAATAAGCAAAAGGTTATAACAATGGTAACGAATGTTAACGAAGCGATACAAGCTGCAAAAGCAGGGGCAGATATAATAGTGGCACAAGGAAGTGACGCTGGAGGACACAGGGGTACTTTCCAGGTTTCAGATACTGATGGTTCTCTCGTAGGTACGATGTCACTGGTTCCTCAGGTTGCTGATGCAGTGGAGCTGCCTGTAGTTGCGGCAGGAGGGATTATGGACGGAAGAGGCCTTGCCGCTTCCATGGTATTAGGAGCAGCAGGGGTACAGTTAGGCACAAGGTTTTTACATGCGGCGGAAAGCGGAACAGACGAGGCGTATAAACAAGCACTTCTTGAAGCAGACGAAGACAGTACGACTATTACAAAAAGTTTTTCCGGCAGACCGGCAAGAGCAGTGAAAAATGAATTCACAGAACTGCATTCTGGGCAAAATATCAAACCGTTAAAATATCCTGGACAAAATAATGTAACAGGTGAAATTCGAAAAGCCGCAAAAAAGCAGGGGAACAAAGAATATTTATCGCTCTGGTCCGGGCAGGGGATAAGAATGATAAAGGAAGAACAATCGGCTAAGGAGATTATTAACGATATAATGGAGCAGGCTGCCCGTATTATTTACAGCTGA
- a CDS encoding aldo/keto reductase family oxidoreductase, translating to MTMMPLEKREITNSRLVYGCMGLGGEWNGDQLTKEDYITAQKAVEAALENNITMFDHADIYKHGRSETVFGRLLKEDPGLREKIVLQSKCGIRFSEGEVPNRYDFSEKHILSSVDGILERLETDYLDILLLHRPDPLMEPEEVASAFSKLRESGKVKHFGVSNMNAAQIKLLQAYCDEPLIVNQLEMSLNRLDWVEHGVLVNQKEGASVNFSDGIIEHCRLENIQLQAWAPLAYGLYSGRDSKNPTEAIMATKKAVNELAEKKGTSAEAIVLGWLMRHPAKVQPVIGTVNPGRIKNCAEAVKQAEIMTREEWYTLYTASRGKKMP from the coding sequence ATGACTATGATGCCATTGGAAAAACGGGAAATTACGAATAGCCGTCTTGTATACGGCTGCATGGGGTTAGGTGGGGAATGGAACGGCGATCAGTTAACTAAAGAGGATTACATAACAGCACAAAAAGCTGTCGAGGCTGCGCTTGAAAACAATATCACCATGTTTGACCATGCGGACATTTATAAACATGGAAGATCAGAAACTGTATTTGGCCGGTTATTAAAGGAAGACCCTGGCCTTAGAGAAAAAATAGTTCTGCAGAGTAAGTGCGGAATTCGTTTTTCAGAAGGTGAGGTTCCAAACAGGTATGACTTTTCTGAAAAACATATACTGTCATCTGTGGATGGTATTCTGGAACGCCTTGAAACGGATTATCTTGATATTTTACTGCTCCACCGGCCGGATCCACTCATGGAACCGGAAGAAGTTGCTTCAGCTTTTTCAAAATTAAGAGAGTCAGGTAAGGTAAAGCACTTTGGAGTATCCAACATGAATGCAGCCCAAATTAAACTTTTGCAGGCGTATTGTGATGAACCTTTGATTGTCAATCAGCTGGAGATGAGTCTCAACCGACTGGACTGGGTCGAGCATGGAGTACTAGTAAACCAGAAAGAGGGGGCTTCTGTGAATTTTTCTGATGGGATAATTGAGCATTGCAGACTGGAAAACATCCAGCTTCAGGCCTGGGCTCCCCTTGCTTATGGTTTATACAGCGGCCGGGATTCAAAAAATCCGACTGAGGCAATCATGGCAACAAAGAAAGCGGTCAATGAATTAGCTGAGAAAAAGGGCACTTCAGCAGAAGCAATTGTGCTTGGCTGGCTGATGCGTCATCCGGCGAAGGTTCAGCCAGTAATTGGAACAGTAAATCCAGGCAGGATAAAAAATTGTGCTGAGGCAGTTAAACAGGCGGAAATTATGACAAGGGAAGAATGGTATACCCTGTATACAGCTTCTCGTGGAAAAAAGATGCCTTAA
- the paaI gene encoding hydroxyphenylacetyl-CoA thioesterase PaaI, producing MDEKILEHFKRDKYAEWLGINIEKVDNGYAEVTMKVTGDMTNFHGSANGGAIFSLADVAFACASNSYGTTAVGITVTIHYLKAGAVGDRLRAIATEDNRSNKLGLYRMEVRNETDDLVALAEGMVYRTKQEF from the coding sequence GTGGATGAAAAAATTTTAGAACATTTTAAGAGGGATAAATATGCGGAGTGGCTCGGAATAAACATAGAGAAAGTTGATAATGGATACGCAGAGGTAACGATGAAAGTAACTGGAGATATGACAAATTTCCATGGTTCTGCTAATGGGGGCGCCATTTTTTCCCTGGCGGACGTGGCGTTTGCCTGTGCAAGTAACTCCTATGGGACGACAGCTGTCGGAATTACTGTAACCATCCATTATTTAAAGGCAGGTGCAGTTGGTGACCGGCTGAGAGCGATTGCTACAGAGGATAATCGTTCAAATAAACTTGGCCTCTACAGAATGGAAGTTCGTAACGAAACGGATGATCTGGTTGCCTTAGCGGAAGGGATGGTTTACAGGACGAAGCAGGAATTTTAG
- a CDS encoding stage VI sporulation protein F, giving the protein MGFDKVFKNIEKKSGVNMAEIFKLADSIKGANFKDEKTVREIIRKVGQIANKPVPKKKEDELVKAIISDPGKINMDTITKMMNKKK; this is encoded by the coding sequence ATGGGTTTTGATAAAGTCTTTAAAAATATAGAGAAAAAATCAGGTGTGAATATGGCTGAAATCTTTAAACTGGCAGACTCTATTAAGGGGGCAAACTTTAAAGATGAGAAGACTGTTAGGGAGATCATCCGGAAAGTCGGACAGATAGCCAATAAACCTGTCCCGAAGAAAAAAGAGGATGAGCTTGTAAAAGCAATTATAAGCGACCCTGGTAAAATAAACATGGATACAATAACAAAGATGATGAATAAGAAAAAATAA
- a CDS encoding SDR family oxidoreductase: MKVLVVGANGQIGRHLVTLLQESEKHTVRAMVRKEEQAEEFKNQGVETALADLEGSVEDIANAAEGCDAVVFTAGSGGHTGPDKTLLIDLDGAGKTIEAAERAGVMRYVQVSAIQAHNRENWSDQIKPYFAAKHYADRMLELSRLTYTIVRPGGLTNDKGEGTIMAGENLERASIPREDVAETIFYTLDARNTFNKGFDLVSGDQPIGEAVRDI; encoded by the coding sequence ATGAAAGTATTAGTTGTTGGTGCAAACGGGCAGATTGGCAGACACCTGGTAACGTTATTACAGGAAAGTGAAAAACATACAGTGCGCGCGATGGTCAGAAAAGAAGAACAGGCAGAAGAGTTTAAAAACCAGGGTGTAGAAACAGCGCTGGCGGATCTTGAAGGAAGTGTGGAAGACATCGCCAACGCCGCTGAAGGCTGTGATGCAGTGGTATTCACTGCAGGATCCGGAGGACATACAGGCCCTGACAAAACATTACTCATTGATCTTGACGGTGCCGGAAAAACTATAGAAGCGGCAGAAAGGGCTGGAGTAATGCGTTATGTTCAGGTCAGCGCAATCCAGGCACACAACCGGGAAAACTGGAGCGATCAGATAAAACCATATTTTGCTGCGAAACATTATGCAGACAGGATGCTTGAACTGAGCAGACTTACCTATACAATCGTCCGGCCTGGAGGGCTTACGAACGATAAGGGGGAAGGAACAATCATGGCAGGGGAAAACCTGGAACGGGCATCAATTCCACGGGAAGATGTTGCAGAAACTATCTTTTATACCCTTGATGCGAGAAATACCTTCAATAAAGGGTTCGATCTCGTTTCCGGCGACCAGCCGATAGGAGAAGCAGTAAGAGATATATAA
- a CDS encoding cyclic-phosphate processing receiver domain-containing protein, which yields MTEISIFLDDIREAPEGYIGVETIRECQILLKHYPVEHLSLDHDLVSKIENGTQLVEIMVREQLFANRITIHSANSVDGKHMYRYLKDAQLHQNMPQSIKILLQPLPLYFIPPRIIQFYADTI from the coding sequence ATGACCGAAATAAGTATATTTTTAGATGATATCCGTGAAGCACCTGAAGGATATATAGGTGTAGAAACAATCAGGGAATGTCAAATACTATTAAAACACTATCCTGTAGAACACCTATCTCTTGATCATGACCTTGTTAGTAAAATAGAAAATGGCACACAGCTCGTAGAAATAATGGTAAGGGAACAGCTATTTGCCAACAGAATTACTATACACTCCGCAAACTCTGTAGATGGGAAACACATGTACAGATATTTAAAGGATGCACAACTTCACCAAAATATGCCCCAATCAATAAAGATTCTTCTGCAACCTCTTCCCCTCTATTTTATCCCGCCACGTATTATTCAATTTTATGCTGACACGATATAA
- a CDS encoding N-acetylmuramoyl-L-alanine amidase: MVKIYLDPGHGGSNIGATGHGMEEKNITLDIALRIRDILEEEYENVEVMMGRTSDIDKSLQSRTDEANNWGADYFLSIHINGFDGSTQGYEDFIHSSLSDTSQTARYRDTMHEEIMKVNELRNRGKKKANFHVLRETRMSALLTENGFIDHPEDAEKIADPSWRQKVARGHVNGLERAFNLTRSNEQGNIYRVIVDGQQVGAYREEENILNEVRRNLSQADRIVVEKVQ; the protein is encoded by the coding sequence ATGGTAAAGATTTATCTCGATCCAGGACATGGTGGTTCTAACATTGGAGCTACCGGCCATGGAATGGAAGAAAAGAATATTACACTTGATATTGCCCTGCGAATCCGAGATATATTAGAAGAAGAATATGAAAATGTGGAAGTAATGATGGGCAGAACAAGTGATATTGATAAGAGCTTACAATCCCGTACAGATGAAGCTAACAACTGGGGAGCAGATTATTTTCTGTCCATCCATATCAATGGTTTTGACGGTTCCACACAGGGTTATGAAGATTTTATTCACAGCAGTTTATCTGATACCTCTCAAACAGCAAGATACCGGGACACCATGCATGAGGAAATTATGAAAGTTAACGAACTGAGAAACCGGGGTAAAAAGAAAGCAAACTTTCACGTGTTAAGAGAAACAAGAATGTCTGCTCTTTTAACAGAAAACGGTTTTATTGATCACCCGGAAGATGCAGAAAAAATTGCAGACCCCTCCTGGCGTCAGAAAGTGGCGAGAGGGCATGTTAACGGACTGGAAAGAGCTTTTAACCTGACAAGAAGCAATGAGCAAGGAAATATTTACAGGGTAATAGTGGACGGGCAGCAAGTTGGCGCTTACAGAGAAGAAGAAAATATATTAAATGAAGTCCGGAGAAACTTAAGTCAGGCAGACCGGATCGTTGTGGAAAAAGTCCAGTAA
- a CDS encoding NADP-dependent oxidoreductase, which produces MKAIVIDNYGGREQLKERNVEKPQIGEDQVLLEIHATSVNPIDWKMREGYLKEMFPFEFPIILGWDAAGVVAETGSNVSEFKTGDRVFTRPATTKNGTYAEFTAVDVDKLAKMPEKMSFEEASAIPLAGLTAYQCLVDLGKVQEGDKVLVHAGAGGVGIYALQIARSLGAYVATTASGKNEEFVRSLGADQVINYQNENFNEILQDFDFVLDSLGGEIQSKSYEVLKKDAKLISIVNPPDKEEAKKSGVTAGFHWLQENGAQLEELAELYNKGQLQPIVGSTFEFSEAGVQDAHELSETHHARGKIVIKVK; this is translated from the coding sequence ATGAAAGCGATAGTCATTGATAATTATGGCGGAAGAGAACAGCTGAAAGAGCGGAATGTTGAAAAACCACAAATAGGGGAAGACCAGGTACTTCTGGAAATTCATGCTACCTCTGTAAATCCTATCGACTGGAAGATGCGGGAAGGATACTTAAAGGAGATGTTTCCTTTTGAATTTCCGATTATCCTCGGATGGGATGCGGCAGGCGTTGTAGCAGAAACAGGCTCGAATGTATCGGAATTTAAAACAGGGGACCGTGTTTTTACAAGGCCGGCAACAACAAAAAACGGAACTTACGCGGAATTTACTGCAGTGGATGTGGACAAGCTGGCAAAAATGCCTGAAAAAATGAGCTTTGAAGAAGCATCGGCAATTCCTCTTGCCGGATTGACTGCTTATCAGTGCCTTGTTGACCTGGGAAAAGTACAGGAAGGAGATAAGGTGCTTGTTCACGCTGGCGCAGGCGGCGTCGGTATTTACGCCCTTCAAATCGCAAGGAGCCTTGGTGCTTACGTTGCCACAACAGCGAGCGGGAAGAATGAAGAATTTGTACGGTCCCTTGGGGCGGATCAGGTTATTAATTACCAAAACGAGAATTTCAATGAAATATTACAAGATTTTGATTTTGTTCTCGATTCCCTCGGAGGAGAGATACAATCAAAAAGTTATGAAGTTTTAAAGAAAGATGCTAAATTAATTTCTATAGTCAATCCTCCTGATAAAGAAGAAGCGAAAAAATCTGGCGTAACTGCAGGTTTTCACTGGCTTCAGGAAAACGGGGCACAGCTGGAAGAGCTTGCTGAGTTATACAATAAAGGCCAGCTTCAGCCAATAGTGGGAAGTACCTTTGAATTCAGTGAAGCAGGCGTCCAGGATGCCCATGAATTGAGCGAAACCCACCACGCAAGAGGCAAAATTGTCATTAAAGTAAAATAA
- a CDS encoding DsbA family protein: MGTVPLNQLVKEKNAEVEWKAFELRPEGMEPPKMPDGYYEQAKKNVQMMAEQYGLEMHWNDKSKHSRRALEGAKFAEKNGRAHEYHEAVFKAQFQQNKNINDIDTLAQIASDLGLDEEDFRQALESREYEQEVLADHEEAQQIGITAVPCFVSGNRGVMGAQPYEALVKLVEEN; this comes from the coding sequence ATCGGGACAGTCCCGCTTAACCAGTTGGTTAAGGAAAAAAACGCAGAGGTAGAATGGAAGGCGTTTGAACTTCGTCCGGAAGGGATGGAACCGCCGAAGATGCCGGATGGGTATTATGAACAGGCGAAGAAAAACGTTCAGATGATGGCTGAGCAATATGGTCTTGAAATGCACTGGAATGACAAGAGTAAACATTCCAGACGTGCACTTGAAGGAGCTAAGTTTGCTGAGAAGAACGGCCGTGCGCATGAATATCATGAGGCGGTTTTTAAAGCTCAGTTCCAGCAGAATAAAAATATTAATGATATTGATACACTGGCACAAATTGCATCAGATTTGGGCCTTGATGAAGAGGATTTCCGGCAGGCGCTGGAATCAAGAGAGTATGAACAAGAGGTGCTGGCTGATCATGAAGAAGCACAGCAGATTGGCATCACAGCAGTTCCTTGTTTCGTCTCTGGAAACCGTGGGGTCATGGGCGCTCAGCCTTATGAAGCATTGGTGAAACTCGTCGAAGAGAATTAA
- a CDS encoding nitrate/nitrite transporter produces the protein MKGFQFHRGWLILGITVLNLFACLGLGRFSLGAILPFMREGLSLSYTEAGIIASAVFLGYLTGAISVGFLTNRFPTKKVILVSLIICAGGMGASAIVNHFFTAFLAFLVIGLGCGTGNVASLSVVGKWFSIKYRGFALGVTNSGSSFGMLISGFLVPMLMMINTGGWRISWGILAVLVVLIIIINHFFMVDEPHEIGLKPIGAERDPATGGEKKVAQPRSPLIENVYSSKLIYFIGITYFTWGFSYLIFSTFFVDFLITSVALEPTLAGQIFATAGIASIASGFLWGALSDKIGRMLTLFIIYFIQTCLLIAFTVTTQPFFLLLETILYSLTLWAVPTIMVAAVSDLTAARKTSMAIGFITLFFGIGQWISPMVTGVLVDYYNFTTAFYLSAAVCMTGSVGCMLLHLKIKSDKGAAASGLQVKES, from the coding sequence ATGAAAGGGTTTCAGTTTCATCGCGGCTGGCTTATTTTAGGAATTACTGTTTTAAACTTATTTGCATGCTTAGGTCTGGGGCGCTTTTCCCTGGGGGCAATCCTTCCGTTTATGAGAGAGGGACTCTCACTCAGCTACACAGAAGCGGGAATTATTGCATCTGCTGTGTTTCTTGGGTATTTGACAGGAGCAATTTCTGTTGGTTTTTTAACTAATCGATTTCCGACTAAAAAAGTCATTTTAGTATCCCTGATTATTTGTGCAGGAGGAATGGGTGCCAGTGCGATAGTTAACCACTTTTTCACTGCATTTTTGGCTTTCCTGGTCATTGGGCTGGGCTGTGGGACGGGGAATGTAGCATCCTTAAGTGTAGTTGGTAAGTGGTTCAGCATTAAATACAGAGGTTTTGCGCTCGGTGTGACAAACTCTGGTTCAAGCTTTGGGATGTTAATCAGCGGATTTTTAGTGCCAATGCTCATGATGATCAATACAGGAGGCTGGCGAATCAGCTGGGGTATTCTCGCTGTGCTCGTCGTGCTGATCATTATCATTAACCATTTCTTTATGGTGGATGAACCACATGAGATTGGCCTGAAGCCAATTGGGGCGGAAAGGGATCCTGCGACCGGAGGGGAAAAAAAGGTTGCTCAGCCTCGGTCTCCATTGATTGAAAATGTTTATAGCAGCAAACTTATTTACTTTATTGGAATAACATATTTTACCTGGGGATTTTCATATCTGATTTTTTCTACTTTCTTTGTTGATTTTCTTATAACAAGTGTGGCACTTGAACCAACGCTCGCAGGGCAGATTTTCGCCACTGCTGGTATCGCCAGTATTGCCAGTGGTTTTTTATGGGGAGCACTTTCTGATAAAATCGGGCGAATGCTGACTTTGTTTATCATCTATTTCATTCAGACGTGCCTGCTGATAGCATTCACTGTTACTACTCAGCCTTTTTTCCTGTTACTGGAGACAATCCTCTACTCGCTGACATTATGGGCTGTGCCAACGATAATGGTTGCCGCTGTAAGTGATTTAACAGCTGCCAGAAAAACTTCTATGGCTATCGGATTCATTACCTTATTTTTTGGAATTGGGCAGTGGATATCCCCGATGGTTACCGGTGTTTTAGTAGATTACTATAATTTTACAACAGCATTTTATTTATCAGCAGCTGTCTGTATGACCGGCAGTGTGGGATGTATGCTTTTGCACCTTAAAATTAAGTCAGACAAAGGGGCAGCAGCTTCAGGTTTACAGGTGAAAGAATCATGA
- the paaK gene encoding phenylacetate--CoA ligase PaaK, protein MLFYDEIETASRAEIQEIQLNRLKKTVNHVFGNVPFYQEKFVQSSVSPDEITSLEDIRKLPFTKKADLRDNYPFGLFAVDQKDVVRIHGSSGTSGKPTVVGYTKSDIDNWATLVARAIVAAGGNKGDVVHNAYGYGLFTGGLGLHYGAEKLGCVTVPISGGNTGRQITLIQDFKPKVICGTPSYVLNIAEKMEEMGLKPEDISCEYGIFGAEPWSEEMRKTLEDKLGIKAVDIYGLSEVMGPGVSIECHEGQDGLHIADDHFIVEVIDPETLQPVPEGQDGELVFTSLTKEALPIIRYRTGDIASVTTERCVCGRTTTRMSRVKGRIDDMLIIRGVNIFPSEIERTLLQVDALVPHYQIHLTKKGSMDNIEIHVEVSQDVYDTLPDGNLNDQAAVLLKGKIQHMIKSECLVSAEIKLNKPKTIPRSEGKAVRIIDRRSETVPS, encoded by the coding sequence ATGCTTTTTTACGATGAGATTGAGACGGCTTCCCGGGCTGAAATCCAGGAGATTCAGCTGAACCGTCTGAAGAAAACAGTAAATCATGTATTCGGGAATGTGCCTTTTTATCAGGAGAAATTTGTTCAGTCCAGTGTGTCGCCTGACGAAATAACTTCTTTGGAAGATATCAGGAAACTTCCCTTCACGAAGAAAGCAGATTTAAGAGATAACTACCCCTTTGGGCTGTTTGCAGTGGATCAGAAAGATGTGGTCAGGATACACGGTTCCTCCGGGACGAGCGGGAAACCAACTGTTGTGGGATATACGAAATCAGACATAGATAACTGGGCCACACTTGTTGCACGGGCGATTGTAGCTGCAGGTGGAAATAAAGGCGATGTGGTTCATAACGCCTATGGTTACGGCTTATTTACCGGCGGCCTTGGCCTTCACTATGGAGCAGAGAAACTCGGCTGTGTAACCGTTCCAATCTCCGGTGGAAATACAGGCCGTCAGATTACACTTATTCAGGATTTCAAACCAAAAGTAATTTGCGGTACTCCTTCCTACGTACTTAATATTGCGGAAAAAATGGAAGAAATGGGATTAAAGCCAGAAGACATAAGCTGTGAATACGGTATTTTTGGCGCTGAACCTTGGTCTGAAGAAATGCGCAAAACTCTTGAAGATAAACTTGGAATAAAAGCAGTTGATATATACGGCCTTAGCGAAGTAATGGGTCCTGGTGTCTCTATTGAATGCCATGAAGGACAGGATGGCCTGCACATAGCCGATGACCATTTTATTGTAGAAGTTATAGACCCGGAAACACTTCAGCCTGTACCAGAAGGACAGGACGGGGAGCTTGTTTTTACGAGTCTTACAAAGGAAGCGCTTCCAATCATCCGCTACCGTACCGGAGACATTGCTTCAGTTACAACTGAAAGATGTGTATGCGGCCGTACCACGACAAGGATGTCGAGAGTAAAAGGTAGAATTGATGATATGCTAATTATTCGCGGAGTAAACATATTTCCTTCTGAGATTGAACGGACTCTTTTGCAGGTAGACGCTCTCGTCCCGCATTACCAGATCCATTTAACAAAGAAAGGGTCCATGGATAATATTGAAATACACGTAGAAGTAAGCCAGGATGTTTATGACACACTTCCTGATGGAAACCTGAATGACCAGGCTGCAGTTCTTCTTAAAGGGAAAATCCAGCACATGATAAAATCAGAATGCCTGGTGTCTGCAGAAATTAAGCTTAATAAACCCAAGACCATTCCCCGTTCAGAAGGGAAAGCTGTGAGAATCATTGACAGACGTAGTGAGACGGTGCCAAGTTAA